From Heliomicrobium modesticaldum Ice1, a single genomic window includes:
- the ltrA gene encoding group II intron reverse transcriptase/maturase, protein MMEGEATMRSRDAQRQPNIPKGNCQREEAVNPQGTGGVPSALPAQEAKQPREETYDLMEKVVERGNMTEAYKRVMANKGAAGIDGMGLESLRPYLKEEWSRIKQELLEGTYRPQPVRRVEIPKPQGGTRKLGIPTVVDRLIQQALNQILMPIFDPDFSTNSYGFRPGKSAHQAVKKAKEYIADGYRWVVDMDLAQFFDRVNHDILMARVARKVKDKRILKLIREYLKAGVMLNGIRVKSEEGTPQGGPLSPLLANIILDDLDKALESRGHRFCRYADDCNVYVRSRRAGQRVMEGMAKFLEGRLKLQVNWEKSAVDRPWNRKFLGFSFTWHKAAKIRLAPQTVKRVKEKIRQFTGRNRSIAMEDRLVTLNQYLKGWMGYFRLIDTPSVLKELDEWLRRRLRMCLLKQWKRPKTRRRNLVALGIPEEWACNISGSRKGYWRLSLTPQMNKALGLAYWREQGLVSLVETYQSHRQPA, encoded by the coding sequence ATGATGGAAGGGGAAGCGACGATGCGTTCGCGTGACGCGCAGAGACAGCCGAATATCCCGAAAGGGAACTGCCAACGGGAGGAAGCGGTGAATCCGCAGGGGACCGGTGGAGTGCCGAGCGCGTTACCGGCACAAGAAGCGAAGCAACCCCGCGAAGAGACGTATGACCTGATGGAGAAAGTCGTCGAACGAGGGAACATGACGGAAGCGTATAAGCGAGTCATGGCCAACAAAGGCGCGGCCGGAATCGACGGTATGGGGCTAGAATCCCTGCGCCCGTACCTAAAAGAGGAATGGTCGCGCATTAAACAGGAATTGTTGGAGGGGACCTATCGACCGCAACCGGTCCGGCGGGTTGAAATTCCCAAACCCCAAGGCGGAACACGGAAGCTGGGCATTCCCACTGTCGTCGATCGACTGATCCAACAGGCCCTGAACCAGATCCTGATGCCGATCTTCGACCCTGACTTTTCCACGAACAGCTACGGATTTCGTCCGGGAAAGAGTGCGCACCAAGCGGTGAAGAAAGCGAAGGAATACATCGCCGACGGCTACCGATGGGTGGTTGACATGGACCTGGCCCAGTTCTTTGATCGCGTCAATCACGACATTCTCATGGCGCGCGTAGCGCGCAAGGTGAAGGACAAACGAATCTTGAAGTTGATCCGAGAATACCTCAAGGCCGGGGTCATGCTCAACGGGATTCGTGTGAAGAGCGAGGAAGGAACACCCCAGGGAGGTCCACTCAGCCCTTTGCTGGCGAACATCATCCTGGATGATTTGGATAAGGCACTGGAAAGCCGGGGACATCGCTTCTGCCGGTACGCCGACGACTGTAACGTCTACGTCCGCAGTCGACGGGCAGGGCAACGAGTGATGGAGGGTATGGCAAAGTTTCTGGAGGGGCGGTTAAAACTGCAGGTCAACTGGGAGAAAAGCGCAGTCGACCGACCCTGGAACCGAAAGTTTCTGGGGTTTTCATTTACGTGGCATAAGGCAGCAAAGATTCGGCTCGCCCCCCAAACGGTGAAACGGGTGAAAGAGAAGATCCGCCAGTTCACTGGGCGGAACCGAAGCATTGCGATGGAGGACCGACTGGTCACCCTCAACCAATACCTGAAAGGCTGGATGGGCTACTTTCGACTCATTGACACGCCAAGCGTACTTAAAGAGTTGGATGAGTGGCTTCGCCGACGACTGCGGATGTGCCTGCTCAAGCAATGGAAGCGCCCGAAGACACGAAGACGAAACTTAGTGGCGTTGGGGATCCCGGAGGAATGGGCATGCAACATCAGCGGCTCACGAAAAGGATATTGGCGTCTGTCCTTGACCCCGCAAATGAATAAAGCCCTTGGCCTCGCCTACTGGCGGGAACAGGGCTTAGTCAGTTTAGTCGAAACATACCAATCTCATCGTCAACCAGCATGA
- a CDS encoding GDYXXLXY domain-containing protein encodes MMRRNAFIAVVILQVLVLLFMAGSRAVIVSAGQEITLKAAPVDPRHPFMGDYVRLRYNISEIDTRAVPNDITEGKLKNGSKVYVIVEEQQGLYQPVGLYCNEPVPGPGQVVLKGRFAGLRYPVPPAETLSTPEEKEFYRDAEPSFAWVEYGLEEYYVPEGTGLQLEQALREQKDVFARVKVWRGDCVLTAVST; translated from the coding sequence ATGATGCGTCGCAACGCCTTTATCGCCGTCGTCATCCTACAGGTGCTCGTCCTGCTCTTCATGGCGGGCAGCCGGGCCGTCATCGTTTCCGCCGGCCAAGAAATCACCTTGAAAGCGGCGCCCGTCGATCCGCGCCATCCTTTTATGGGCGACTATGTGCGTTTACGGTACAACATATCCGAGATCGACACGCGCGCCGTGCCGAACGACATCACGGAAGGGAAGCTCAAAAACGGCAGCAAGGTCTATGTCATCGTGGAAGAACAGCAGGGCCTCTATCAACCGGTCGGCCTCTATTGCAACGAACCTGTCCCCGGACCAGGGCAGGTGGTGTTAAAAGGACGCTTTGCAGGGCTGCGCTACCCGGTACCTCCGGCCGAGACTTTGTCGACACCGGAGGAAAAAGAATTCTACCGCGACGCCGAACCCAGCTTCGCCTGGGTCGAGTACGGCCTGGAGGAGTATTATGTGCCAGAGGGCACTGGCTTGCAGCTGGAGCAAGCCCTGCGGGAGCAAAAGGATGTCTTCGCCCGCGTGAAGGTCTGGCGCGGCGACTGCGTCCTCACAGCGGTTTCAACTTAA
- a CDS encoding DUF2157 domain-containing protein, which yields MSRNKWLRDEITQWHGEGLITADQKERLLERYTPSEWRSSQIILWLAGLLVGLGFILLVAHNWDDIPRHTRLALICGVIVITYTTGYLLAYGRGPNPLAGRYPRIGSAFLLLGLLSYGAGIWLVGQMYHITAYDATGLGLWFLGAIAVAYLTGHPLFFLSALVLLTAANISDATDKAISLITGPLFYAAFAGLIFPFLWRHNEPLHRYGATIAFFLCILFQLLEAEQSLIWFSLFPLLSLIYDKTAEKSRRPLRPLLSTPLLLWGAFFVEIAVLMSRPLLHPEWTWLVGLWVTLSAVLFWIGLRKKALLESLAMVALTSPLSFVSKMFEPEKPWLAEDSAILTTYTEVTALLILFAGAIALIQSGSRLREEWQINSGTCFFLVCVIYAYGRYAWGILDKSLFFIGGGLILFALGYALERKRRQLLDASRKGE from the coding sequence ATGTCTCGGAACAAGTGGTTGCGCGACGAGATCACCCAGTGGCATGGGGAAGGCCTGATTACAGCCGATCAAAAAGAACGCCTCTTGGAGCGATATACCCCTTCCGAATGGCGTTCATCGCAGATCATCCTCTGGCTGGCCGGCCTGCTCGTCGGTCTCGGCTTTATCCTGCTGGTGGCCCACAACTGGGACGATATCCCGCGCCATACGCGGCTGGCCTTGATCTGCGGCGTCATCGTCATCACCTACACCACAGGCTATCTCCTCGCTTACGGCAGAGGCCCCAACCCGCTCGCCGGTCGTTACCCCCGCATCGGTTCAGCCTTCCTCCTGCTCGGCTTGCTCTCCTACGGCGCTGGCATCTGGCTCGTGGGCCAGATGTACCACATCACCGCTTATGATGCCACCGGCCTCGGCTTATGGTTCCTTGGCGCCATCGCCGTCGCCTACCTGACCGGGCATCCCCTCTTTTTCCTGTCGGCGCTGGTTCTGCTCACAGCCGCCAATATCAGCGACGCCACCGACAAGGCCATCTCCCTCATCACCGGTCCCTTGTTTTACGCCGCTTTTGCCGGGCTCATCTTTCCCTTTCTGTGGCGTCACAACGAACCGCTTCACCGGTATGGCGCGACGATCGCCTTCTTCCTCTGCATCCTCTTCCAGTTGCTCGAAGCGGAGCAGAGCCTGATCTGGTTCTCCCTTTTCCCGCTGCTGAGCCTGATCTATGACAAGACAGCGGAAAAGAGCCGTCGACCCTTGCGACCGCTGCTCTCCACGCCGTTGCTGCTGTGGGGCGCCTTCTTCGTAGAAATCGCGGTCCTCATGAGCCGTCCACTCCTGCATCCGGAATGGACATGGCTGGTCGGCCTCTGGGTAACGCTTTCCGCTGTTCTCTTTTGGATCGGCCTTCGCAAAAAAGCTCTCCTCGAATCGCTGGCGATGGTCGCCCTCACGTCGCCCCTTTCCTTTGTGTCTAAAATGTTCGAGCCGGAAAAGCCTTGGCTGGCCGAGGACAGCGCCATCCTGACCACCTATACGGAAGTGACGGCCCTGCTCATCCTCTTCGCCGGCGCCATCGCGCTGATTCAAAGCGGGAGCCGCCTGCGCGAGGAATGGCAGATCAACAGCGGCACCTGCTTCTTCCTCGTCTGTGTCATTTACGCCTACGGCCGATACGCCTGGGGGATCCTCGACAAGTCCCTCTTTTTTATCGGCGGCGGCCTCATCCTTTTCGCCCTCGGCTACGCATTGGAACGCAAACGGCGCCAGCTCCTGGACGCCTCACGGAAGGGAGAATAG